In a single window of the Platichthys flesus chromosome 5, fPlaFle2.1, whole genome shotgun sequence genome:
- the LOC133954438 gene encoding transcription factor JunB-like isoform X2: MNLNFSDSYRSSNFKSQHLRGADTDFYPAAAAADVGSLKLASPELERLIIQNSNGVITTTPTPGQFLYSRGITEEQEGFAEGFVKALDDLHKMNQMAPPNVSIGNGGIGCPVPGSVFGSSMQPEQLEYTTLSSCNNNPGLSSGASYPSTTISYLPHQYNQHHQAVAHGSHHFQHSLAGPGLHLQRYAGLKEEPQTVPDTHSSDSSPPMSPINMENQERIKTERKRLRNRLAASKCRRRKLERISRLEDKVKILKTDNAGLSSTASVLRDQVAQLKQKVMTHVSSGCQLMLAPKVKSY; the protein is encoded by the coding sequence ATGAACCTGAACTTCTCCGACTCATATCGGAGCTCAAACTTCAAGTCCCAGCACCTGCGCGGCGCCGACACTGATTTCTATCCGGCGGCTGCGGCGGCGGACGTGGGCTCTCTGAAGCTCGCCTCCCCGGAGCTGGAGCGACTGATCATCCAGAACAGTAACGGGGTCATCACTACGACGCCGACACCCGGCCAGTTCCTCTACAGCCGCGgcatcacagaggagcaggagggctTCGCGGAGGGTTTCGTCAAAGCGCTTGACGACCTGCACAAGATGAACCAGATGGCGCCTCCGAACGTGTCCATCGGCAACGGCGGCATCGGCTGCCCGGTTCCGGGCTCCGTGTTCGGTTCCTCCATGCAGCCGGAGCAGCTGGAGTACACCACCCTGAGCAGCTGCAACAACAACCCCGGCCTGTCCTCCGGTGCCAGCTACCCGTCCACCACCATCAGCTACCTGCCGCACCAGtacaaccagcatcaccaggcCGTTGCGCACGGGTCCCACCACTTCCAGCACTCGCTGGCAGGCCCCGGCCTCCACTTGCAGCGCTACGCTGGGCTGAAAGAGGAGCCGCAGACGGTGCCCGACACGCACAGCAGCGACAGCTCCCCGCCGATGTCCCCCATCAACATGGAGAACCAGGAGCGGATCAAAACGGAGCGCAAGCGGCTGAGGAACCGGCTCGCAGCCTCCAAGTGTCGGCGGCGCAAGCTGGAGCGCATCTCGCGTCTGGAGGACAAGGTGAAGATCCTGAAAACGGACAACGCCGGACTCTCGAGCACGGCCTCCGTGCTGAGGGACCAGGTGGCCCAGCTCAAACAGAAAGTCATGACACATGTGAGCAGTGGCTGCCAGCTCATGTTGGCGCCCAAAGTCAAGTCTTACTGA
- the LOC133954440 gene encoding protein Wiz-like — MSAATDAQATVICEVCGTYFETRRGLSSHARLHLRQLGVTLSESSGAPIELLYQLMEESGGSLPKFKADSSTPEPPLRKKSQQESRTPLNLQDKGPSNIPGVRVMTSPHKMDHQGSPVRSKESAATVLPSSPSAHKLSEGSSSSSTEHQTPTKPLWAPLETDAPITLASDTPDEVYVCQLCGCWYETRKGLSSHARAHIRQIGIPDSEIKGSAIDFLYRIMEEEDLKPISPDQQKLLIKNRASGSSSKRPSELTSPPGKRPKTTKDCTCVLCGEEFENRKGLASHSRSHLRQLGMTDLMGKNSALDTLQELVSSGMLEAVHHPKPNRASSSSSVPSKSPACPLSPALSPALSLSQRPEKSLHSPPPLVNKAPKAKKGFRLAVDPLLRKLKPEPEEIEVSAPSEIPNTLSGSPQKSPQALAASKPLSADVETPPTVLCDFCGQLFDTRKALSCHVRAHLRQLGLTWSIRTSPIDLLKEVMLRGEEGLKGSGKASWMLQASKKAPERPQSKEPASNTCTSPVDYSMKEKSPPGKSAALFPDTSCELCGFNFENRKALASHARAHLRQLGIIEWKADGATSPIELLGELIRRDPVKVAAITRRYRSGDLYIKKVQKPGGSPPLSPDSDSVPGSSMKLEPRAGRENLGVMAGSSRQTQGHTRTLAGHSNPGVRSPRGVHPPKHIAARGGQSRDKNSQQPPRSGSIPAMLPKPPLTPLVKLVGKIYSLKCRFCEEVFHGPLSVQEQWITHLQKHILSLGYKGKASPPAPPVAAPALVDPVAV; from the exons ATGTCTGCGGCCACTGATGCACAAG CAACAGTCATATGTGAAGTCTGTGGGACATACTTTGAAACACGACGAGGACTGTCAAGCCACGCCCGCCTCCATCTGCGGCAGCTTGGCGTGACCTTGTCAGAAAGCAGCGGAGCTCCCATCGAGCTCCTCTAccagctgatggaggagagtgGTGGCTCCTTACCCAAGTTCAAAGCAGACTCCTCCACTCCTGAGCCCCCCCTCAGGAAAAAAAGCCAGCAGGAGTCCAGGACTCCCTTAAATCTGCAGGACAAAGGTCCCTCTAACATTCCAGGGGTCAGAGTCATGACATCTCCCCACAAGATGGATCATCAGGGATCTCCAGTTAGATCTAAAGAGTCAGCAGCCACTGTCCTGCCGTCGTCTCCTTCGGCTCATAAGCTCTCTGAAGGCAGCAGCTCGTCATCCACAGAGCACCAAACACCAACCAAGCCATTGTGGGCACCGCTGGAGACTGATGCCCCTATTACCTTGG CCTCTGACACCCCTGACGAGGTCTACGTCTGCCAACTTTGTGGCTGTTGGTATGAGACACGCAAGGGCCTGTCCAGTCATGCTCGGGCCCATATACGTCAGATTGGAATCCCTGACAGCGAGATAAAGGGCAGCGCAATTGATTTTCTCTACCGGattatggaggaggaggacctgaAGCCAATCAGCCCTGACCAGCAGAAGCTGCTCATCAAAAACCGTGCCTCCGGTTCTTCCTCCAAACGTCCCTCTGAGCTGACCTCTCCCCCAGGCAAACGTCCCAAAACCACGAAGGACTGCACCTGTGTCCTGTGCGGGGAGGAGTTTGAGAATCGTAAAGGCCTGGCCAGCCACTCTCGTTCTCACCTGCGTCAGCTCGGGATGACTGACTTGATGGGGAAAAACTCTGCACTTGACACCCTCCAGGAGCTGGTCAGCAGTGGCATGTTGGAAGCTGTGCACCACCCCAAACCTAACCGTGCATCCAGCTCTTCATCGGTGCCATCAAAATCCCCAGCCTGTCCTCTATCCCCAGCTCTGTCTCCAGCTTTGAGCCTGTCCCAGCGCCCTGAAAAGAGCCTtcactctcctccacctctggtTAATAAGGCCCCAAAGGCAAAGAAAGGCTTCCGGCTAGCAGTGGACCCCCTCCTCAGAAAGCTGAAGCCCGAGCCTGAGGAGATTGAGGTGTCTGCTCCATCGGAGATACCCAACACTCTCAGCGGCTCTCCTCAGAAGTCGCCCCAGGCTCTTGCTGCTTCAAAGCCTCTGAGTGCAG ACGTCGAAACCCCACCTACCGTCCTTTGTGACTTCTGTGGCCAGCTGTTTGACACTCGCAAAGCCCTGTCCTGCCACGTCCGCGCCCACCTGCGGCAGCTCGGCCTCACCTGGTCGATCAGAACGTCGCCGATCGACCTTCTCAAAGAGGTCATGTTGCGCGGTGAAGAGGGCCTTAAAGGTTCAGGCAAAGCCAGCTGGATGCTTCAAGCCTCCAAAAAGGCCCCGGAGCGCCCCCAGTCGAAGGAGCCAGCCTCCAACACCTGCACCTCACCTGTTGACTATTCCATGAAAGAGAAATCTCCGCCTGGCAAGAGTGCTGCCTTGTTTCCTG ACACATCCTGTGAGCTTTGTGGGTTTAATTTTGAGAACCGCAAGGCCCTGGCCAGTCACGCGCGGGCCCACCTCCGACAGCTGGGAATCATTGAATGGAAGGCAGACGGAGCAACTTCGCCAATCGAGCTCCTCGGTGAGTTGATCCGGAGAGACCCAGTCAAAGTGGCGGCAATAACCCGCCGCTACCGTTCAGGAGACCTGTACATCAAGAAG gtcCAGAAGCCCGGTGGTTCGCCCCCTCTGTCCCCAGACTCCGACTCTGTGCCAGGCAGCAGCATGAAGCTGGAGCCCAGGGCGGGCAGAGAGAACTTGGGCGTCATGGCAGGCTCATCCAGACAAACGCAAGGCCACACACGGACACTTGCAGGCCACAGCAACCCTGGTGTGCGCTCACCAAGGG GGGTCCATCCGCCCAAACACATAGCGGCCAGGGGGGGACAAAGTCGGGACAAAAACTCCCAGCAGCCACCACGGTCTGGCAGCATCCCTGCCATGCTGCCAAAGCCTCCGCTCACTCCACTGGTTAAGCTGGTTGGCAAAATCTACTCACTCAAGTGCAG GTTCTGTGAAGAGGTGTTCCACGGCCCTCTGTCTGTTCAGGAGCAGTGGATCACTCACCTCCAGAAACACATCCTGTCGTTGGGGTACAAAGGCAAAGCATCTCCTCCTGCCCCACCGGTGGCAGCTCCTGCGCTCGTGGATCCAGTCGCTGTCTAG
- the prdx2 gene encoding peroxiredoxin-2 codes for MSSGNAMIGKPAPDFKATAVVDGEFKDIKLSDYKGKYVVFFFYPLDFTFVCPTEIVAFSDRAEEFRKIGCEVIGCSVDSHFSHLAWINTPRKQGGLGKMNIPLVADLTKSISRDYGVLKEDDGIAYRGLFVIDDKGTLRQITINDLPVGRSVDETLRLIQAFQHTDKHGEVCPAGWKPGSDTIIPDVNKSKEFFSKQ; via the exons ATGTCTTCTGGAAATGCCATGATTGGGAAGCCTGCCCCAGACTTTAAAGCCACGGCCGTAGTGGATGGGGAATTCAAGGACATCAAGCTGTCAGACTACAAGG GGAAGTatgttgtcttcttcttctaccctTTGGACTTCACCTTTGTGTGCCCCACTGAGATTGTGGCTTTCAGCGACAGAGCAGAAGAGTTCCGCAAAATCGGCTGCGAGGTCATCGGCTGCTCCGTAGACTCTCACTTCAGTCACTTGGCATG GATCAACACTCCAAGGAAGCAGGGAGGTCTGGGAAAGATGAACATTCCTCTTGTAGCAGATCTCACCAAGTCAATCTCCAGAGACTACGGTGTGCTGAAGGAGGATGATGGCATCGCATATAG GGGTCTGTTTGTGATCGACGACAAGGGCACCTTGAGGCAGATCACCATCAACGATTTGCCTGTGGGACGCTCTGTGGACGAAACCCTGCGTCTGATCCAGGCCTTCCAGCACACTGACAAACACGGAGAGG tttgccccGCTGGCTGGAAACCTGGTAGTGACACCATCATCCCAGATGTCAACAAGAGCAAAGAGTTCTTCTCCAAGCAGTAA
- the LOC133954438 gene encoding transcription factor JunB-like isoform X1, with amino-acid sequence MSTIMEQPFYDDSFLSAYGHPGAALHDYKLLKQNMNLNFSDSYRSSNFKSQHLRGADTDFYPAAAAADVGSLKLASPELERLIIQNSNGVITTTPTPGQFLYSRGITEEQEGFAEGFVKALDDLHKMNQMAPPNVSIGNGGIGCPVPGSVFGSSMQPEQLEYTTLSSCNNNPGLSSGASYPSTTISYLPHQYNQHHQAVAHGSHHFQHSLAGPGLHLQRYAGLKEEPQTVPDTHSSDSSPPMSPINMENQERIKTERKRLRNRLAASKCRRRKLERISRLEDKVKILKTDNAGLSSTASVLRDQVAQLKQKVMTHVSSGCQLMLAPKVKSY; translated from the coding sequence ATGTCCACAATAATGGAACAGCCTTTTTATGACGACTCGTTTCTCTCTGCTTATGGCCATCCAGGCGCAGCACTGCACGACTACAAGCTGCTAAAGCAGAATATGAACCTGAACTTCTCCGACTCATATCGGAGCTCAAACTTCAAGTCCCAGCACCTGCGCGGCGCCGACACTGATTTCTATCCGGCGGCTGCGGCGGCGGACGTGGGCTCTCTGAAGCTCGCCTCCCCGGAGCTGGAGCGACTGATCATCCAGAACAGTAACGGGGTCATCACTACGACGCCGACACCCGGCCAGTTCCTCTACAGCCGCGgcatcacagaggagcaggagggctTCGCGGAGGGTTTCGTCAAAGCGCTTGACGACCTGCACAAGATGAACCAGATGGCGCCTCCGAACGTGTCCATCGGCAACGGCGGCATCGGCTGCCCGGTTCCGGGCTCCGTGTTCGGTTCCTCCATGCAGCCGGAGCAGCTGGAGTACACCACCCTGAGCAGCTGCAACAACAACCCCGGCCTGTCCTCCGGTGCCAGCTACCCGTCCACCACCATCAGCTACCTGCCGCACCAGtacaaccagcatcaccaggcCGTTGCGCACGGGTCCCACCACTTCCAGCACTCGCTGGCAGGCCCCGGCCTCCACTTGCAGCGCTACGCTGGGCTGAAAGAGGAGCCGCAGACGGTGCCCGACACGCACAGCAGCGACAGCTCCCCGCCGATGTCCCCCATCAACATGGAGAACCAGGAGCGGATCAAAACGGAGCGCAAGCGGCTGAGGAACCGGCTCGCAGCCTCCAAGTGTCGGCGGCGCAAGCTGGAGCGCATCTCGCGTCTGGAGGACAAGGTGAAGATCCTGAAAACGGACAACGCCGGACTCTCGAGCACGGCCTCCGTGCTGAGGGACCAGGTGGCCCAGCTCAAACAGAAAGTCATGACACATGTGAGCAGTGGCTGCCAGCTCATGTTGGCGCCCAAAGTCAAGTCTTACTGA